The Bacillota bacterium genomic sequence CAGCTCACTGCTTTTTTTGCCATGAAGCCATTCATGGGATACATCCATAATTTCTTTTTCCAAAGTTCTGTTAGTGTCCTTGGATTTATCATATTCATAGACATTTATTCCAAGCCTATTGGCTTTATTAACTGCCTGCCTGGTTTTTGCAGCTGCCCCGCCGGCGGTGCTATACGTACTTAGTTCGAACATTGCCTCCTCGCCATATTTGGTTATTCCAAATCCCATCTCTTTATATATGTGAAGCAATTTGTCGGAAACCTGGCAAAAACAAATATCAAGATCATTTTGTCTGCAGAATGTAATAAACTCGCTTAATAGAATTATAGCGTCTTCAATTTTACAAATGGGATCACCCGCACAGACGGCAACTCCTGCTGCAAGTGTATATGCTATTACGCCGTTAACGGAAGAACCGAAGAAGTAAAGTTTATCCTCCTCGAGAGCGACATATGATATTGGGTTGAAGCCATACGACCTAAGTAAATCATGAACCCGTTCCCTACCCATCCTTGAAACTATTGGCTGATATACGAGAGGTTTTAAAATCAATATAATTGCAGTTATAATACAAACCCAATTTAAAATGATAGCAGATTTGCAAAATAAGACTGCCGTTCTCGTCTTAGGCTCTATCATCGATATATCCATAAAGAAGAGCAGCTGAATGGAGCGTATTATTCCATCGGCAAAACTGTAAATATGTTTAAATTCGTTTTTTAATATGAATAATCCGACCGCAGTGTTAAGCAGCACTAAAAAAACAGAAATTGAGGCAATAGTAATTCCTGCTTTTAATCTGAGAGGACTTGAAGCTCTATGAAAATCTTTATAACTTAAAGACAGGACGATAATGATCAAACTTTCAGAAAACGTAAAAATATTAATGTAATTATGGAACCGCAAAACATGAAGTATAAGAGATACAGGAAGGATACATAGAGCTAAAACCCATGCCATACGCATTCGTTTATAAAGTCTGAAGCTTATTAAAAGAAGGATGAATCCGGCAAGCGTTGAAAAAGTTCGATGAATAGAAATGTATTCGGGATTTAGGATTCTATAATATTTTCCAATAGTTTTTACCATTTTGAATTTATATGGAAGTGAGAGCACTATATTACTAATTCCGGAAAAGACAATAAGTGTAATGGCGGCATTTTGAATATTTATTATTATTTTATTAATTATTTCGGAACGTTTTCTCATACAATGCACCAGCCTTAATGTTTTAACTTACTTATTTAAGGAATACATTATTAATTATCGATACACTACAAACTTACACATTACAAAATTCCACATTGCAATTATGACCATAACAGGTATCTTTGCATACGCTGCCGGAAGCAGTAACAGATGATCGGTTATAAAGCTCAATAAAACGTCTGACAGAAGCGTATTGAAACAAAAAAGCACAGTATAGCGCACAAGCTGCCTTATGGCATTCTTATTTGACTTAAAATTAAAATGCCGATTCATAGTAAAAGAGTAAAAAGCCCCGATTGCCATAGCAAGAGGATTGGATATAAGCTTTTCAATTTTTAGACCTAATAAAGCCAGAAAAGACAGATATTCAATTGCAGCGGCGGAACATCCGATAACTATGTATCTTGAGAATTGTCTCGCGGTTCTGCTGTTTTTGACGCGTTTTACTTTTTTCACGACTTTGCTGTTCATATAGTGTCCTCTTTTTTCCTTTTTGTACTTTCGATATTATACATCAAATAGATTGCAAATTAAAACATATTGTGTTAAACTGCATAAAAAATGTTTTGTGCGAATATCAAAACTGTATAAATATATAATTTTAATAAAAATATACATTTTATATTGCATTTTTAAACATATAAACGTATAATTATTAATATAAAATATGCGAAGGAGAAAGTTAAATGAAGTCTTTTAAAAAAGTAGTGCTTGCCTATTCCGGCGGTCTTGATACATCTATAATAATTCCGTGGCTGAAAGAGAATTATGGCTGTGAAGTTATAGCCGTTGCCGCTGATGTGGGTCAGGGCGCTGAGTTATCGGGTCTTGAGGAGAAGGCTATAAAAACGGGTGCTTCTAAGCTTTATATAGAGGATCTGACAAAAGATTTCGTTGAAGATTTTATATTCCCCACTGTTAAAGCCGGTGCTAAATACGAGGGACAGTATCTTCTTGGAACGTCTTTTGCACGTCCGATAATTGCGAAAAGAATAGTGGAAATCGCAAAAGCGGAAGGCGCTGACGCAATCGCCCATGGCTGTACCGGAAAAGGAAACGATCAGGTTCGTTTTGAGCTTACAATAAAAGCATTCGCCCCTAACATGCCTATTATTGCTCCCTGGCGTATATGGGATCTAAAATCAAGAGACGAAGAAATTGATTATGCTGAAGCCAGGAATATACCTATTGCAATAACACGTGAGACTAATTACTCTAAGGATAAAAACCTATGGCATCTATCCCATGAGGGCCTTGATCTTGAAGATCCTGCGAACGAGCCGCAGCTCGATATAATACTTGAACTTGGTGTTTCACCGGAAAAAGCTCCCGATAAGGCTGAATATGTTACTATTACTTTTGAAAAAGGCGTTCCAGTCGCAATTGACGGAGTGAAGACTGACGGCGTTTCTCTTATAAGCAAGCTTAACGAGCTTGGCGGAAAAAACGGAATCGGAATAATAGATATGGTTGAAAATCGTCTGGTTGGCATGAAATCCAGAGGCGTTTATGAAACTCCAGGCGGAACTATCCTTTATAAGGCGCATGAAGTTCTTGAAACGCTCTGCCTTGACAGGGACACAATGCACTTAAAACAGGCTTTGTCCGGTAAATTCGCCGATCTCGTATATTTTGGTCAGTGGTATACTCCTGTTCGTGAAGCGCTTTCCGCTTTTGTTGACAAAACACAGGAAACCGTAACAGGTGATGTCAAACTCAAGCTCTATAAGGGCAATATCATTACAGCTTCCGTTACCTCGCCTTATTCACTGTACGACGAAGATATTGCAACCTTCGGAGAAGACGATGTTTATGACCAGAAGGATTCTGCAGGATTTATAAATCTATTTGGACTTCCGATCAAAGTTAAGGCAATGCTGGACGCAAAACAAGGCAAATAATTTTTAGGAGGAACGGCGTATGAAGCTATGGGCAGGACGGTTCCAGAAGGATACCGATAAACAGGTCAATGATTTTAATTCATCCATAAGCTTTGACGCGCGGCTGTACAGGGAAGATATTTCCGGAAGCATTGCTCATGCAACCATGCTTGGAGAATGCGGAATTATTACACCGGATGAGTCAGCGCAGATTATTGAGGGACTTAAAGGAATATTAGCTGATATCGAAAGCGGAAAAGTTGAGTTCACTGTTGACGCTGAAGATATACATATGAATATCGAAACGCTGCTTACGCAGCGTATCGGGGACACTGGCAAAAAGCTTCATACGGCTCGTTCACGTAACGACCAGGTTGCCCTAGATATGCGTATCTATATGAAAAAGGAAACTAAAGAAGTTATCGAGCATATTAGAAAACTGATTGAAGCTCTTGTCAAAAAAGCGGAAGACAATATTGAAACAATAATGCCGGGATATACGCATCTTCAAAGAGCGCAGCCAATAACATATGCGCATCATCTGATGGCATATGCAAACATGTTTAAAAGAGATATTGGCAGACTATCCGACGCATACGATAGGATGGATGAAATGCCTCTAGGCGCAGGCGCCCTTGCAACTACTACTTATCCTATCAAAAGGCAAAGGACAGCAGAACTGCTTGGCTTTGCGCGCATTACCGAAAATAGTCTTGATTCGGTTTCAGACCGTGATTTCGTTATAGAGGTTGCCTCGGCGCTTTCAATTATAATGATGCACCTTTCCCGTTTTTCGGAGGAGGTTATACTGTGGTGCTCATCGGAATTTGGTTTTATTGAGCTTGACGACGCTTACTCTACCGGGTCATCAATAATGCCACAGAAGAAAAACCCCGACGTTGCAGAACTTGTACGCGGTAAAACAGGACGTGTATATGGAACCCTTATGACACTTCTTACTATGATGAAGGGGCTGCCTCTTGCCTATAACAAGGATATGCAGGAGGATAAAGAGGCTATTTTCGACGCAGTTGATACCGTAAAAATGTGCTTATCGGTATTTACTCCAATGTTTGAAACAACCCGCCTCAAACCTCAGAATATGAAAAAGGCATGTTCCGGCGGCTTTATCAATGCGACAGACTGCGCTGATTATCTTGTCAGAAAGGGAATGCCTTTCCGTGACGCATATAAGGTTGTGGGTGAGATCGTAAATTACTGCATTCAAAATGATGAGTATATCGAAACTCTTACCTTAAAAGATTTTCTTTCGATCTGCGGAAAATTCGATCATACGGTTTATGACGCTATTGCGCTCCGCACCTGTGTTAATGGACGAAAGGTTGACGGAGGTCCGGCGCCGGAGGCTGTTCAAAAACAAATCAGCAGTATTAAGCAGTTTCTTGGAGAATAAAAATGAAAAAGATATTTATTGACGGGCGTGAAGGCACAACAGGTCTTCAGATTGAAGACCGGCTTGCAAAAAGATCAGACATAGAGATGATTTCAATTGATGAAAGTCTTAGGAAAGATCCTGCCGCCCGTTCAAAATGTATAAATGAATCCGATGTGACGTTTTTATGCCTTCCGGATGATGCAGCGCGTGAATCTGTGTCACTGTGCAATAATCTTGACACTATTATAATAGACGCTTCCACTGCTCACCGTACGTCACCGGAATTTGCATATGGTTTTCCGGAGCTTTCTGTTAAGTTTCGGGAAAAAATCAAAAACTCGAAACGAATTGCAGTGCCGGGCTGCCATGCCAGTGGCTTCATATCGCTGGTCTATCCGCTTGTTAAAGAAGGGCTTATCGAACCATCTTATCCGCTTTCAAGTTTTTCGGTTTCGGGATACAGCGGGGCTGGCAAAAAAATGATTGTAAAATATCAGGACCCAGAGCGTTCTCCATCTTTCGACAGCCCGCGCCAGTATGCACTCGGCCAAACCCATAAGCATCTTCCCGAGATGACTGCGGTATGCGGTCTTGAAAATCCTCCCCTATTTTCCCCTTTAATTTGCGATTATTATGCGGGCATGGCTGTAAGCGTCCCGATTTACTCTAGGTTAATGAAAAAGAAAATGTCACTGACAGAACTTCATAACTTTTACAAAGAGTATTATAGTGATACTAGATTCCTCAAAGTAGTAGAAACAATGGGATCAGATGTTCTGACGGATGGATTTTTGGAAGCCAATACGCTTATTGGTACGAACAACATGCAGCTTTTCATATGCGGTAACGATGAAAGAATACTTCTCTGTTCGAGGTTTGATAACTTAGGAAAAGGGGCTTCGGGTGCTGCGGTGCAGTGTATGAATATCGCCCTCGGACTTGCTGAGGACACTGGATTATAATATAGTATGTGAGGTTTTGGACATGAAAAAGATTTCGGGCGGGGTGACTGCTCCAAAAGGGTTTAAAGCATCTGGTGTGCATTGCGGTCTGCGCAAGAATAAAACCAAAAAGGATCTTGCACTGATTGTTTCCGACGTGCTTTGTGACGCCGCTGCCGTTTATACGACGAATCTTGTTAAGGGAGCACCGATTGCCGTAACACAGGATACCTTAAAAAATCATAAGGCACAGGCGATAGTATGCAACAGCGGAATTGCAAACACATGTGCCCCAGACGGCATTGAAAAAGCAACCATAATGGCAGAGGAAACCGCCAAAACACTTGGAATTTCAAAAGATGATATTATTGTTGCATCAACAGGGGTAATAGGGCCATCCCTTAATATAAACGCAATAATTTCGGGCCTGCCGGAGGCAAAGGATTGTCTTGACGCAGGAAGCACAGCGAGCAACAGCGCCGCTCACGCTATAATGACCACCGATACGATAGTTAAAAAGGTGGCCATTTCCTTTTTAATAGGAGATAAGGAAGTTAGAATCGGGGGCATAGCCAAAGGGTCGGGCATGATATGCCCCAACATGGCTACAATGCTTAGCTTTCTTACTACTGACGCAAATATTGACGGTGAAATACTTCAAAAGGCTTTATCAGAATGTATAGCAGATACATTTAATATGGTCAGCGTTGACGGGGACACCAGCACGAATGATATGGTAAGCGTTATGGCATCCGGCCTTGCTGGCAATACAAGAATAACTGATGTAAGTAGTTCTGAGTATAAGGCATTTAAAAATAATCTATTGTTTGCTTGTAAAAATCTTGCAATGAAAGTCGCCAGTGACGGCGAAGGTGCTACAAAACTCATTGAGTGTAATGTGAAAGATGCGCCTGATATAAATACAGCAAAGGTTTGCGCAAAATCCGTGATAAAATCTCCGCTTGTTAAAACGGCGATGTTCGGCGCCGACGCAAACTGGGGGCGTGTGCTTTGTGCTTTGGGCTATGCAGGCGTGCCACTTAATGTTGAAAAGATCGATGTCGATTTTGTCTCTGACGCAGGAACTATTCCGGTTTGCAGAGGAGGCCACGGCGTTGCGTTTTCTGAGGAAAAGGCAAAGATTATTTTATCTGAAGATGTCGTTATAATAGATGTATGTTTAAATAACGGAGAATCCAGCGCGACAGCATGGGGCTGTGATCTTACTTACGACTATGTCAAAATAAACGGCGATTACAGGACCTAATGGTTGCTATATTACAGGAGGCAGATATGAGTGTCAGCAATTTTGAACGTGCGCATATATTAGCACAGGCTCTTCCGTATATCCAGGAATATAATAAGAAAACAGTTGTAATAAAATACGGCGGCAATGCGATGACAAGTGAAGTTTTAAAGCAGGCAGTTATGACTGACATAGTTTTGTTGCCGCTGGTTGGAATCAATGTTGTCCTCGTGCACGGCGGCGGCCCGGAAATAAACGAAATGCTTGAAAAGATCGGAAAGCAGTCAAAGTTTGTCAACGGACTTAGATATACAGACTCTGAAACAATGGATATTGTTCAGATGGTTTTGTGCGGCAAGGTCAATAAAGATCTGGTTTCGCTGATACATGCGCAGGGCGGCCGCGCGGTAGGGCTTTGCGGCCTGGATGGCGGAATGCTGGAAGCGGAAAAATTATGCGGAGATAACGTAGATTATGGTTATGTCGGCGAAATAACTGCTGTAAATGCATCACTTATACATGATATAATTAACGACAATGCTGTTCCTGTTATTTCGACGGTTGCCCGCGGAAAAGACGGCGAAGTTTACAATATAAACGCCGACACTGCAGCCGCAAAAATTGCAGTGGCACTTAATGCCGAAAAACTGATACTCCTAACTGATATTAAAGGAGTATTACGTGACCCTAAGGATGAGGAAAGTCTTATCACAACGATAAAAGTCGATGAAATAGACAAACTGATTGACGACGGCATTATCAGCGGCGGAATGATTCCCAAAATCAAATGCTGCGGAGACGCCGTAAAAGGCGGCGTCAAACGCGCCCATATCATTGACGGACGTATCCCCCATTCCATACTTATCGAGCTTTTGACCGATGAAGGCATCGGCACAATGTTTTATTGATTGTGAGGGCGTTATGATAGACAAGATTAAAGATAACGATAAAAAGTATATAATGAACACTTACGGCAGATATGATGCGCTGTTTGTGTCTGGCGAAGGTGCTACGCTTACAGATGATACCGGAAAGAAATATATAGATTTTTCCAGCGGTATCGGTGTTTCAAGTTTGGGATACGGAAATGCGGCAATTGCTGAAGCTGTGGGTAATCAGGCATCGGTTTTATGCCATGTTTCAAACCTTTTCTACACTAAACCTATGGTTGAAGTTGCGCGGAAGTTATGCTCAAATACAGGATTTGCAAGGGTGTTTTTCGGGAACTCAGGCGCTGAAGCAAATGAGTGTGCAATCAAACTTGCCCGTAAATACAGTTTCGACAAATATGGAAAAGACAGAAATACAATAATAACGCTTGTTCAATCCTTTCATGGCAGAACAGTTACAACGCTTTCTGCGACAGGGCAGGATGATTTCCATAAATACTTTTTCCCTTTCACAGGTAGTTTCCGAAATGCAGTAGCAAACGATGCAGAAAGCCTGACCGCAGCTGTTGATGACAGCGTTTGCGCAATCATGCTTGAAGCTATTCAGGGTGAGGGCGGTGTTATTCCTCTTGCAGCTGAATTTGTGAGCGAGATTTATAAAATTGCTGCAAAGCATGATATTCTTGTGATTTTCGATGAAGTTCAAACGGGTATCGGCAGGACGGGTAAGCTGTTCGGATATCAGCATTTCGATGGAACGCCTGATATTGTTACAATGG encodes the following:
- a CDS encoding phosphatidylglycerol lysyltransferase domain-containing protein, coding for MRKRSEIINKIIINIQNAAITLIVFSGISNIVLSLPYKFKMVKTIGKYYRILNPEYISIHRTFSTLAGFILLLISFRLYKRMRMAWVLALCILPVSLILHVLRFHNYINIFTFSESLIIIVLSLSYKDFHRASSPLRLKAGITIASISVFLVLLNTAVGLFILKNEFKHIYSFADGIIRSIQLLFFMDISMIEPKTRTAVLFCKSAIILNWVCIITAIILILKPLVYQPIVSRMGRERVHDLLRSYGFNPISYVALEEDKLYFFGSSVNGVIAYTLAAGVAVCAGDPICKIEDAIILLSEFITFCRQNDLDICFCQVSDKLLHIYKEMGFGITKYGEEAMFELSTYSTAGGAAAKTRQAVNKANRLGINVYEYDKSKDTNRTLEKEIMDVSHEWLHGKKSSELSFMLGSVSFENPEGRRYFYATDASGVIQGFVVFVPFAGGSGYYADVTRRRLEAPIGVMEKIIISAFETMKGDGVEWGSLGLAPLANVRESDPKKTVGLVLEFIYEHLNNFYGFKTLYQYKKKYAPTHWQPRYLSYYPKSFTPKIAYSIIKAQNPKGVKDYLLTQIKQIFAGKK
- a CDS encoding GtrA family protein; translated protein: MNSKVVKKVKRVKNSRTARQFSRYIVIGCSAAAIEYLSFLALLGLKIEKLISNPLAMAIGAFYSFTMNRHFNFKSNKNAIRQLVRYTVLFCFNTLLSDVLLSFITDHLLLLPAAYAKIPVMVIIAMWNFVMCKFVVYR
- a CDS encoding argininosuccinate synthase is translated as MKSFKKVVLAYSGGLDTSIIIPWLKENYGCEVIAVAADVGQGAELSGLEEKAIKTGASKLYIEDLTKDFVEDFIFPTVKAGAKYEGQYLLGTSFARPIIAKRIVEIAKAEGADAIAHGCTGKGNDQVRFELTIKAFAPNMPIIAPWRIWDLKSRDEEIDYAEARNIPIAITRETNYSKDKNLWHLSHEGLDLEDPANEPQLDIILELGVSPEKAPDKAEYVTITFEKGVPVAIDGVKTDGVSLISKLNELGGKNGIGIIDMVENRLVGMKSRGVYETPGGTILYKAHEVLETLCLDRDTMHLKQALSGKFADLVYFGQWYTPVREALSAFVDKTQETVTGDVKLKLYKGNIITASVTSPYSLYDEDIATFGEDDVYDQKDSAGFINLFGLPIKVKAMLDAKQGK
- the argH gene encoding argininosuccinate lyase, giving the protein MKLWAGRFQKDTDKQVNDFNSSISFDARLYREDISGSIAHATMLGECGIITPDESAQIIEGLKGILADIESGKVEFTVDAEDIHMNIETLLTQRIGDTGKKLHTARSRNDQVALDMRIYMKKETKEVIEHIRKLIEALVKKAEDNIETIMPGYTHLQRAQPITYAHHLMAYANMFKRDIGRLSDAYDRMDEMPLGAGALATTTYPIKRQRTAELLGFARITENSLDSVSDRDFVIEVASALSIIMMHLSRFSEEVILWCSSEFGFIELDDAYSTGSSIMPQKKNPDVAELVRGKTGRVYGTLMTLLTMMKGLPLAYNKDMQEDKEAIFDAVDTVKMCLSVFTPMFETTRLKPQNMKKACSGGFINATDCADYLVRKGMPFRDAYKVVGEIVNYCIQNDEYIETLTLKDFLSICGKFDHTVYDAIALRTCVNGRKVDGGPAPEAVQKQISSIKQFLGE
- the argC gene encoding N-acetyl-gamma-glutamyl-phosphate reductase, translating into MKKIFIDGREGTTGLQIEDRLAKRSDIEMISIDESLRKDPAARSKCINESDVTFLCLPDDAARESVSLCNNLDTIIIDASTAHRTSPEFAYGFPELSVKFREKIKNSKRIAVPGCHASGFISLVYPLVKEGLIEPSYPLSSFSVSGYSGAGKKMIVKYQDPERSPSFDSPRQYALGQTHKHLPEMTAVCGLENPPLFSPLICDYYAGMAVSVPIYSRLMKKKMSLTELHNFYKEYYSDTRFLKVVETMGSDVLTDGFLEANTLIGTNNMQLFICGNDERILLCSRFDNLGKGASGAAVQCMNIALGLAEDTGL
- the argJ gene encoding bifunctional glutamate N-acetyltransferase/amino-acid acetyltransferase ArgJ, with amino-acid sequence MKKISGGVTAPKGFKASGVHCGLRKNKTKKDLALIVSDVLCDAAAVYTTNLVKGAPIAVTQDTLKNHKAQAIVCNSGIANTCAPDGIEKATIMAEETAKTLGISKDDIIVASTGVIGPSLNINAIISGLPEAKDCLDAGSTASNSAAHAIMTTDTIVKKVAISFLIGDKEVRIGGIAKGSGMICPNMATMLSFLTTDANIDGEILQKALSECIADTFNMVSVDGDTSTNDMVSVMASGLAGNTRITDVSSSEYKAFKNNLLFACKNLAMKVASDGEGATKLIECNVKDAPDINTAKVCAKSVIKSPLVKTAMFGADANWGRVLCALGYAGVPLNVEKIDVDFVSDAGTIPVCRGGHGVAFSEEKAKIILSEDVVIIDVCLNNGESSATAWGCDLTYDYVKINGDYRT
- the argB gene encoding acetylglutamate kinase; this translates as MSVSNFERAHILAQALPYIQEYNKKTVVIKYGGNAMTSEVLKQAVMTDIVLLPLVGINVVLVHGGGPEINEMLEKIGKQSKFVNGLRYTDSETMDIVQMVLCGKVNKDLVSLIHAQGGRAVGLCGLDGGMLEAEKLCGDNVDYGYVGEITAVNASLIHDIINDNAVPVISTVARGKDGEVYNINADTAAAKIAVALNAEKLILLTDIKGVLRDPKDEESLITTIKVDEIDKLIDDGIISGGMIPKIKCCGDAVKGGVKRAHIIDGRIPHSILIELLTDEGIGTMFY
- a CDS encoding aspartate aminotransferase family protein; protein product: MIDKIKDNDKKYIMNTYGRYDALFVSGEGATLTDDTGKKYIDFSSGIGVSSLGYGNAAIAEAVGNQASVLCHVSNLFYTKPMVEVARKLCSNTGFARVFFGNSGAEANECAIKLARKYSFDKYGKDRNTIITLVQSFHGRTVTTLSATGQDDFHKYFFPFTGSFRNAVANDAESLTAAVDDSVCAIMLEAIQGEGGVIPLAAEFVSEIYKIAAKHDILVIFDEVQTGIGRTGKLFGYQHFDGTPDIVTMAKGLGGGLPIGACMCNEKLKDVLRPGDHGSTFGGNPVSCAAANVVMDTITKQAFLAAVTEKGDYIKAKLSKANIPSVEAVKGWGLMVGIKLSKKDAKVVVKKCLEKGLVVLTAKGNVVRLLPPLVISYDELNRGLGILINVLEEED